GGGCCGCGCAGGTATCGTGCGGAGTTCGCGGTTCAGTCGCGCCGCCTCGAGCAACAAGGATTCCAGTGTGTCCCAGTACCGCGCTTCCTCCACGGTACCTTTCGACCTTTTCCACGCCTCCACCGCGGCGATAGCGTCGCGATAGACGGCGAGCCGGGCCGGATCCGCCCCGGCCTCCACGGCGTCGCTCCGAAGCACGATGGAATTCGCCAGCGCGCCATCCTTCGTCTCGGCGTTACCCACGTCCAGGGGCAGGCGCGAACCCAGCGCGTCGCCGTTGTCGTCGAGGAGGGCATTCTCCGTTGTCACAAAGTCTTCGCTTTCGTACCACTGGGTGGTTGCCGCGGACGCGGCGTCGCACAGCTCGGACAGCGTCAGTTGTCCGTCGCGATTCTGGTCGCCCCGGCCCGCCTCCAGCACCCGCAGGAGGTGCTCCGTGAATTCCGTCGCGTTCGGCTGCTCACCGTCCCGCGTGCTGGTCACAATCACGCGTCCGGGGCGACTCAGAGCGTTGATAAAGGCCGCGCTGGCCGAAGCTGTATTGATCACCAACTGCCGTGACGCCGGAATCGCTTCCAGCCAGCCATGGACGTCCATCGCGCTGATGTCGGTGCCCGAGACGATGAACTTGGGTTCCAATTGCAGGCTGCCGTGGCCGATGAGCACGATCATTAGAAGGTCGTCCGGCTGCAAAGATGTTCCGAGGGCGGTCATGGCGGCTGCAGCGGATTCGCGGGTGAGGGGCGGCGCGGCGCTGTCCGGTGGGTAGGCACGGACATGGTCGCTCTGTACCCCGCACTGCTCCACGAGAACCCGGGCAAGGCGATCGCTCCACTGCTGGAATCGTTCATCGTATCGGGGCTCACCACCCGCCCCGCGCAGGATGCAGACGTGCAGGGCGGCCCCGGCGGGCAGGGCGAGCAGCAGGAAAAAAGCGATCAGGCCATATATCCGAATATGCGTCATCATGCCTGCCCCCAGCGGCGTCGCAGTGTCCACTCCAGACAGAGCAGGAGTGCGAGAAGCATATAAAATGCGGGGTGGTGCCACAGCGGCACACGCTCCACGCTCACGTGTTCACGATCCGCATCTGTAATGGCCCTCGCCACGTCCTGGAGTTTCGCCAGCGGGAAGTAACGACCGCCGGTTGTTTGCGCGATGGACTGCAGGAGCGCGGGATCGAATCGCGCGTTCCGGGCTTCGCGCGTGTCCGAATCGACCAGCAGCGCCGACGCCACCGGAGTCTGTGATTCGCCGTCCGCATGCGTGCCTTCGAGGACGACACCATGCTTGCCCGGATGGGCGGGGGTGAAGGCTCCCTCATAGGTTCCGGGGGCATCCAGGCGTTCCGACAGAGGCACGGTAATTTCACCCTCCGGTCCCAGTACCGTGGCCGTCAGGCTTGCGCCCTCCACCGGCTTGAAGAGTTTGTCTCTTACTATCCAGGACATCAACGTCTCGCTGCCGGCTACGATTTGCTCCATGCCCGTAGACAGACTCACGGGATCGGGAACGGTGCTGGCCAGAGAGCGAACAAGCTGGCGCCAGAGTCGCTCATGGTCGCTGTTGTCGTCCCCCGTCTGCATGTGCCATGGCCACGTCTCTCCCGTGGCAATCACCGCGCTCTTGCCGCGGCCATAGCGATGCTGCACGAGAAAAGGAAAGGGCTCCGTGCCCACGTCGGCCTCGGCGGTGGCCAGCACGGAAGCGCCGATGCGCGGGGAGGACAATGTATCGTAGCCCGGCAGCGGGGGCAGGGCCGCCCACGCCGCATCGTTTTCCTGGTTCTCCGCGTTCAGCGCCCAGATTCCCGTGAGGAATCCCTCGGGACTTGCAAAGACCTTTGCGGCCAATGACGCGCTGCTCGCTGCGGCGCCCGGCATTACGGGCAGCATGGACTCGATGATGGATCCCGCGTAGCTATTGTTCCCCAACGTGTGGGGTCCGCCCAGCATGAGAAAGGATGCGCCCCGCTCCGCCACGGCATCCCGGGTAAGCCGGAACTGGACCGGCGCGAAGAAGTCGGCTTCGATATCCGACCAGATAATAAAGTGAAAGGGATAGAGGGCTTCAGGCGTCACGGGATAGCCATCGGACAGTTCGCCTTCCGCGAGCCCCATGCGCAGGAAGACCGCCTCGTCGTAGCGCGGCAGTTCCTCCTCCTCCTTGAAGCCTTCAAACAGGGGATTGCCCAGGCTGCTGTCCCGACCCTGGAAGACAAAGTTCTTCTCCGCACCGGAGACACGTATCAGGCTGGACAGGCGCAATTCCGGATCGCCCGCCAGGGCTTGGCGCACGAACTTGTACTGCCAATTGGGGCGGCCCGTGAAATAGAGGATTCGGAAATCCTTTTGACGGTGATCGAGCAGGACGGACGCTTCGTTGTTGTCCACTACGAACTCACGGGAGACCGCGTTGGCTTCTCCGCCTTTCAAGCGAAGGCGCACGGTGAACTCGAGCCAATCCCGTGTGCCGGGGACCACGTCCAGTTGCACTTGTTGATCCACGTCGTTGCCGTCAAGGTCGCGTTCCAAACTGGCAAGAAGGGTTCCGCCCTGCAGGACTTCAGCCACGACGGTTTCTCCCGCCAGGCCGGTGGCGGTGAACTGAGCCGTAATCCGTGCGGGCGCATCGTCGAAGAAACTCCGGCTCAAGGCCACTTCGCCCAGGGCGAGGTCGCGCCACTCCTCTTCTCCTACGCCCACCGCGTAGACCGGTACTCCCGACGCCGCCAGGGCTGCGCGCATTTCATCGTCCAGGGGATCCTGCTGGGCGCCGTCGGAGAGCAGAACCACGGCGGATAATTCCAGATGCTTCAATTCATCGGCGGCATCGAGCACGGCGGGGACGATTCGGGTTTCGGGCGCTTCTCGTGAGAGTTCTTCCCGTGCGCGGATCGGGCGCAGGCCCGCGCCGAAGGCATACTCCATCACATGGAACCGACTGCGGAGGGCCTCATCAAAGCTGCTCGAATTCGACATCAAGGCATCTTTCAATCGTTCGGCCCGGGATCGGCCCGATCCATCGCGCACGCCCATGCTGCGTGAATCGTCGTGCAGCACGGCAACCACCTGCTCCGACTTGACGGCAATGGGCCGCACCAGCACAGGCTGGAAAAGCAGGAAGACGAGCAGGGCGACAACCGCCACGCGCAGCGACAGCAAACCGCGACGCCGCAGGGGGGAGAGGCGGGAAAGGAACCGCTTCCACCACCATGCGCCCGCGAGGGCGGTGAGCAGGAGCACGGCAAGCGCCGACGCCACGCCCCAGCGCGCGCCCCATTCTATCCAGCTTCCACCCAAAGTAAGATCCAAGATCGCGTCCCCCGCCTATGGCTTCGCCGGTTCTTCGGCCAGGAGACGGAAATACTCCGCCACGCGGTCGACATACTGCTCGGGGATGGCCCCTTCGTCTTCCAGCCAGGACGCTTCGCCCGCGGCCTTCGCCCGAACAACCTCTTCCAGTGTCGCGATGGTGTCCAGGAGGGGACGGCGAACAATCTGCTCGAACTCGCTCAATTCCGGGAGCTTTTTGCTTTGATCATATTCGCGCTGCAGGCGTCCGAGATCCATTTCCACCTGCTCCAGCGACTGGCGCATGCCGGATTCGCGGGGCAGCAGGGAGGCGGCATCACGCAGAACGGGTCGCCACGCCCGCGCTTCACCGTCGAAGAAATCATTCATGGGCGTGCCCCCCGCCATGGCGCCTTCATCACCACCGCCCGTGCCGCCGCCCGATGTGCCGCCGGGTTGGGGCGCCGAGCCTTCACCTACGGAACCCGGAGTTTCACCCTCGGATGGAGACGGACCCGCTTGCGACTCAGGCGAAGCACCCGCGCCTTCGCCCGGCTGCGCTTCGGACGCCTTATCCGTTGCGTTGTCCTCGCCCGCAGTTGGTTCACTACCCTTCTCGCCTTCAAGGCCCGACAGCATTTCCAGCGCGCGCGCCATGGCATCGTCCGAGGCGCCGGGCAGGTATTGCTTCAAGTCTTCCAGCGTCCGCGCCGCCTCATCAATTTTGGTCTTGACCTGACCCTCCTGGCGCTCCGCCGCATCCCACACACCGTACTCCACGAGGGGAAGTCCTTCTTCCATATCCTCCACCACACCGGTGCGGCTCGTGCGACGCACCCAGTCGCCCAGCTTCCGCGAGAGCAGCTCCTGATTCTCCCGGAGTTGATCGGAGAGACCGCCTGCGCCTTCCAGCATTTCCTTCGTCGCCCCGGCCATGGCGGCTTTTTCTTGCTTCAAACTTTCCGTGCGATTCTCCCAGTCATCGTGGCCCTCCACGCCCGGCGCGGACTGTGCTTCCTTCAGAGACTTCGTCTCCTCCTGAATGGCAGCCTGACGTTCCTGCAGGGACTTAACCTTCTCTTCCAGTCCCGCGAAGCGCTCCCGCGCGCCGTCCCGCGTCAATTGCTCCAGCGCGCTCTCGGCATCGAC
This window of the Candidatus Hydrogenedentota bacterium genome carries:
- a CDS encoding VWA domain-containing protein, coding for MDLTLGGSWIEWGARWGVASALAVLLLTALAGAWWWKRFLSRLSPLRRRGLLSLRVAVVALLVFLLFQPVLVRPIAVKSEQVVAVLHDDSRSMGVRDGSGRSRAERLKDALMSNSSSFDEALRSRFHVMEYAFGAGLRPIRAREELSREAPETRIVPAVLDAADELKHLELSAVVLLSDGAQQDPLDDEMRAALAASGVPVYAVGVGEEEWRDLALGEVALSRSFFDDAPARITAQFTATGLAGETVVAEVLQGGTLLASLERDLDGNDVDQQVQLDVVPGTRDWLEFTVRLRLKGGEANAVSREFVVDNNEASVLLDHRQKDFRILYFTGRPNWQYKFVRQALAGDPELRLSSLIRVSGAEKNFVFQGRDSSLGNPLFEGFKEEEELPRYDEAVFLRMGLAEGELSDGYPVTPEALYPFHFIIWSDIEADFFAPVQFRLTRDAVAERGASFLMLGGPHTLGNNSYAGSIIESMLPVMPGAAASSASLAAKVFASPEGFLTGIWALNAENQENDAAWAALPPLPGYDTLSSPRIGASVLATAEADVGTEPFPFLVQHRYGRGKSAVIATGETWPWHMQTGDDNSDHERLWRQLVRSLASTVPDPVSLSTGMEQIVAGSETLMSWIVRDKLFKPVEGASLTATVLGPEGEITVPLSERLDAPGTYEGAFTPAHPGKHGVVLEGTHADGESQTPVASALLVDSDTREARNARFDPALLQSIAQTTGGRYFPLAKLQDVARAITDADREHVSVERVPLWHHPAFYMLLALLLCLEWTLRRRWGQA